AGCCCTGCAGGCAGCGCCGACTGGATGCCGCGCCGCTGACAGCGGATCCGCCGACGGCGGATGCCCGCGCCGTGCGCCCGGGACGTGCCGAGACTGGGGTCATGACCGACTCACCGGCTCCCGTCCACTTCTCCGCCGAGGCGCGCAGAGCGCTGTACCACCAGCGCGTGCTCGTGCTCGACGGCGAGCTCAATGACGACAACGGCACGCTGCTGATGACCCAGCTGGTCTCGCTCGCCGCCGAGAACGCCACCGCCGACATCGCGCTGTGGATCCATTCGCCGGGCGGCTCGGTGCCCGCGATGCTCGCCATCCGCGACCTCATGCGGCTGCTGCCCTGCGACGTGTCGACGCTCGCCCTCGGGCTCGCCTGCAGCGCCGGGCAGTTCCTGCTCTCGGCGGGAACGCCGGGCAAGCGCGCGGCTCTCGCGCACTCCCGGGTGCTGCTGCACCAGGGGTCGGCCGGCATCGGCGGATCGGCCGTCGAGATCGAGGCGCAGGCCGGCGATCTGCGCGACCTCCGCGACACGGTGCTCGGCCTGATCGCCGCCGACACCGGCCAGCCGATCGAGCGCGTGTTCGAGGACTCGCTGCACGACCACTGGTACTCCGCGCCCGAGGCGCTGGAGTACGGCTTCATCGACCGGATCGTCGACCACTTCGACCAGGTGCTGCCGGCGCGGCGACCGCGCATCGGCATCGGTCCGGACACCGAGATGCATCCGGATGCCGGCACACACCCGGATGCCGACACAGACCCGGATGCCGTGACCGCCACGGCATCCGCTCCGCCGAAGGGAGCCTGACATGACCAGCTACACGATCCCCAACGTGGTCACCTCGAACCCGCGCGGTGAGCGCATCATGGACGTCTACTCGTCCCTGCTGACCGAGCGGCTCGTCTACCTCGGCACGGGCATCGACGCCGGCGTCGCGAACACGCTCATCGCGCAGCTGCTGCACCTCGAGGCCGAGAATCACGAGCGCGGCATCCAGCTGTACATCAACAGCGAGGGCGGCGATCCGAGCGCGACGCTCGCCGTCTACGACACCATGCAGCACATCCGCCCCGCCGTCGCCACCACGTGCGTGGGCCAGGCGATCGGCGTCGCCGCCGTGCTGCTCGCCGCAGGGGCCCCGGGGACGCGTGCGGCCCTGCCGCACTCGCGCGTCGTGCTGCACCAGCCCGCCGCGCAGAACCGCGGCAGCATCCCCGACCTGATCCTGCAGGCCGACGAGGTGGTTCGGGTGCGAGGCGATCTGGAGCAGGCGCTGTCGCATCACACCGGGCGCCCGCTCGACGAGCTGCGCCGCGACACCGATCGCGACCGGGTGTTCACGGCGGCAGCCGCGCGGGACTACGGACTCATCGACGCGGTGCTCGAGCCCGGAGAACGCTGACAGGCCCGGATCGACGCCGGCACCGAGCCCCGAGCCCCGCGGCCGTCGCTCAGGCGACGAGCGCGTACGCGCCCTGCGTCGCCGCCCGGGTCGCCGCCGAGCGGCCAGACATCCGGCCCGCCGCCTGCAGCTGTTCGACGCGCTGCCCGTCGATCCACTGCTGCAGGTCGGTGGCGACGCCGATCGTGAGATCCAGCAGTGACAGCTCGAGTGCCCCGGCGACGGCGGCGAGCATCTCGCTCGAGGGCTCCTTCATGCCCCGCTCCATCTCGGACAGGTACTGCGGCGAGACTCCGGCCGATCGGGCGGTGTCGGTCAGCCGCTCACCGCGTGCGTGGCGGGCCTGGCGCAGCCGGCGCCCGACGGCATCGCGCCAGAGCGGTTCGGGGGCGGGGCGGGGGCTGCGCACATCATCCATGTCGTCACGATAGATCGACCGGTGTGCGCGGCGGCAGGCGTTCTGCTGACAGCAGAACGGGCGATCTGGTCGCATCCCACAACTACGGCATCCAGTCTCACGTTTGATGAAACCTATTCCCACAATTCGCTTCAGCCGCGTTGCGGACCCGCCGTAGACTCCCGGGTGCGAAGACGCACACGACTTTCAGGAGGACGTCATGGAACGCGACATCTACGACGAGGATCACGAGGCATTCCGCGACCTGGTCAGGGACTTCGTCAAGCGCTATGCCACCAACGAGAACATCGAGAAGTGGGATGCCGACGGCGAGATCGACCGCGACACAATGCTCGCGGCCGGTGAGGCCGGCATCATCGGCCTGTCGATCCCCGAGGAGTTCGGCGGCGCCGGGATGCTGCAGGACTACCGCTTCCGCGCCATCGTCAACGAAGAGGTCATCGGGGCCGGCGCCGGTTCGCTGGCCGGCGCCCTCGGTATCCAGGACGACCTGGCCGTGCCGTACCTCGTGCACATGGGCACGCAGGCCCAGAAGGAGAAGTGGCTGCCCCGCATGGCGACCGGCGAGATCCTCGGCGCCCTCGGCATGACCGACCCGGGTGCCGGCAGCGACCTGCGCGGCATCAAGACCCACGCCAAGAAGGTCGACGGCGGCTACATCCTCAACGGCGCCAAGACGTTCATCTCGTCGGGCAAGACCGCTGACATCGTCGTCACCTTCGTCAAGACCGGCGAGGGTGACCGCCCCGACGCGTTCAGCCTGCTGATCGTCGAGAACGGCATGGAGGGCTTCGAGCACGGCAAGAAGCTCAGCAAGATGGGCTTCCACGGCTGGGACACCGCCGAGCTGAGTTTCACCGACGTCTTCGTGCCCGACGAGAACCTGATCGGCGGCAAGGAGGGTCTGGGCTTCATCCAGCTGATGATGAACCTGCCGCTCGAGCGCCTCTCGATCGCCGTGTCGGCCGCCGCGGCCACCGAGGCCGCACTGAAGTGGACCGTCGCCTACACCAAGGAGCGCGAGGCCTTCGGCGAGCGCGTGATCGACTTCCAGAACAGCCGCTTCCGCATCGCGGACATGGCGACCACGGTCGACGCGCTGTGGGCGTACGTCGACCGCGGCATGAAGCTCTACGCGGCATCCAAGCTCAGCGCCGAAGAGGCGGCGCAGCTGAAGTTCTGGGCGACCGAGCGCGAGTGGGAGGTGCTCGACATGGGCGTGCAGCTGCACGGCGGCTACGGCTACATCACCGAGTACCCGATCGCGCGCGCGTTCCTCGACGCCCGCGTGCACCGCATCTACGGTGGCACGAACGAGATCATGCGCGAGCTCGTCGGCCGTCAGATCGCCGGCAAGCGCTGACGACACCGGATCACAGAGGAGGCCGGCCCCGGATCACCGGAGCCGGCCTCCTCTTCTTGTCCGCATCCCCATATGCGGTTGAGAGCTGCGTGCCCCGGGGCCGCAGGTGGGCTCGTGCCCCTCAGCGGGAGCCCACCTGCACGGGCGATCGCAGCCCTACTTCGTCAGCGCCGTCATGTAGATGCCGATCAGCTGGTCGATGTACTTCGCGAAGAAGTGGTCGATGCCCTTCGAGTCGTCGATGAGCTTGGCAGTGGATGTGCTCTTCGGCAGCGTGAACCGCGTGAACAGCGCGAAGCTGTCGGGAAGGCCCTGCGCCTCGGCCTCTGCCAGCGCCCACTGCGTCTGCGTCTCGTTCAGCGCGGGTACCCCGAGCATCCCGGGGGCCTCGGCGAGCAGGTCGGCGACGGTCAGGACGTACCAGTTGCCCGAGTGCGCCGCGCCCACCGTGCCCTGTGCGGAGCGGTTGACGACGTAGCACTCGTGGGCCGATGCCGCCCCGGCGCCGGCGAACACGAGCCCGACGCTGAGCGTCGCGGCGGCCGCCGCGGTGGTGATGGATCTGCGAATCATGATGTCCCCAATCGTCCGGGCTCTGCCCGGATCATCGTGATGGCGGAGAGTCCGCCGCGACACAGCTTGATGCCCCCGGATGCCGGTCTCCAGGACGCCCGCGCACTCGTGTTGTCCTGGGGGACACATTGCGGCGGCGCGGCGCTAGGATATCGGCATGCTGGGGGCTGTTGACCGCTCCTACACGACGTCGGGTCTTCGTGCGGAGCGGCAGTTCGACGCGTGGCGCGGCATCGTCGCCGATGCCTTCGTGCCGGTCGAGGTGGACAGCGGTGCGGCCGACGCGGGGCGTGGCTTCACCGCCGACTGCCATGTGCGCACGGTCGGTGATCTCGCCGTCTCGTGGATGCGGTCCGCATCGCAGCAGGTGCGCCGCACCGAGGCGCACACGGCGCGCACCCCCAGCGGCCTGTACTTCCTGAACCTCCCCCTCGACCTCGGATCCACGATCCATCAGGACGGACGCATCGCCCAGCTGCGACCGGGTGATTTCGCGATCATCGACGCCGACCGGCCGTTCTGTCTCGAGTTCGACGGCGATTTCACGCAGATCTCGCTGGCGATCCCGAAGACCGCGCTGCAGGATGCGATGGTCGACGCGGATGCCGTGACCGCCATCACGATCCCGGGCGACGACGGCGTCGGCGCACTCGCCGCCTCGACCTTCAGCGGGCTCGCCTCGTACGTCGGTGCGATCGACGGTCGCGTGGTCGACGCGGTGGCCATGCACGTCATCGGCCTGCTCGCCGCGGCACTCGATGCGCGCGCACCGGCGCCCGTCGCACGCCGCGCGATGCTGTACGGCGAGATCCTGAATGAGATCGAGCGGCACTACCACGAGCCCGACCTGACGCTGACCGACGTCGCCAGGAGCATCTCGATCTCGCCGAGCTACGCCACGAAGCTGCTCGCCGAGAACGGCACGAGCTTCGGACGCAGGCTGATGGCGCGTCGCCTCGACCACGCTTGGACCCTGCTGGTGCGCGAGCGGCGCAGCAGCATCACCGACATCGCCATCCTCTGCGGATTCAACGACCCGGCACACTTCGCGCGCGCCTTCCGCGCGCGCTTCGGCATGGCACCCAGCGACCGCAGGCGGGTGCCGGATGACCACGGGCGGAGTCTGCGCTGACGGCACCCGACGCCGTCGTCAGACGAGCCTCCACGGGAAGGTCAGAGCGAAGATCGTCGCGGATGCCGCGAGCATGATCGCGATGAAGACGACATCGCGCGCACGGAAGGGAACGGGATGCCGTTCGGTGCGGGTCGGATGCGCGCCGAAGGCGCGGGCGTCGATGGCCAGCGCCACCCGTTCGGCGTGCCGGATCGCCCCCGCCAGCAGCGGCACGATGTATCCCCAGCCGCGCGCCAGTCGCGCGATCGGGCCGCGCCCGCCCCAGAGCCCGCGGGATCCGTGTCCGCGCACCCGGTGCGCCGCCCGGATGACGGCCAGCTCGTGGCCGAACCGCGGCACGAAGCGGTAGGCGGCCAGGGCCGTGTAGCCGATCCGGTACGGCACCCGCAGCTGCGCGATCGCGGCGCGCACCAGGTCGGGCCCGGTGGTGCTGAGCCCCGGCACCAGCGCGAGCGCGACGATCGCCGCGAGCCGCAGCGCGGTCGCGAGCCCCACCTGCAGGGCGCCGGCGAACAGCGTCCACCCGCCGATCCGCAGTACCGCGGCGGTGCCGGAGACGGCCTCGGCATCCACCCACACCGAGAACCCGAGGGTGAGGACGAACACGGCCGCCGGCAGCGCGAGCAGCAGCGCCACCACGGGGGCCGTGAGACGGCATCCGGTGAGGATCAGC
This is a stretch of genomic DNA from Microbacterium sp. YJN-G. It encodes these proteins:
- a CDS encoding ClpP family protease, whose product is MTDSPAPVHFSAEARRALYHQRVLVLDGELNDDNGTLLMTQLVSLAAENATADIALWIHSPGGSVPAMLAIRDLMRLLPCDVSTLALGLACSAGQFLLSAGTPGKRAALAHSRVLLHQGSAGIGGSAVEIEAQAGDLRDLRDTVLGLIAADTGQPIERVFEDSLHDHWYSAPEALEYGFIDRIVDHFDQVLPARRPRIGIGPDTEMHPDAGTHPDADTDPDAVTATASAPPKGA
- a CDS encoding ClpP family protease, with protein sequence MTSYTIPNVVTSNPRGERIMDVYSSLLTERLVYLGTGIDAGVANTLIAQLLHLEAENHERGIQLYINSEGGDPSATLAVYDTMQHIRPAVATTCVGQAIGVAAVLLAAGAPGTRAALPHSRVVLHQPAAQNRGSIPDLILQADEVVRVRGDLEQALSHHTGRPLDELRRDTDRDRVFTAAAARDYGLIDAVLEPGER
- a CDS encoding helix-turn-helix domain-containing protein; this encodes MDDVRSPRPAPEPLWRDAVGRRLRQARHARGERLTDTARSAGVSPQYLSEMERGMKEPSSEMLAAVAGALELSLLDLTIGVATDLQQWIDGQRVEQLQAAGRMSGRSAATRAATQGAYALVA
- a CDS encoding acyl-CoA dehydrogenase family protein encodes the protein MERDIYDEDHEAFRDLVRDFVKRYATNENIEKWDADGEIDRDTMLAAGEAGIIGLSIPEEFGGAGMLQDYRFRAIVNEEVIGAGAGSLAGALGIQDDLAVPYLVHMGTQAQKEKWLPRMATGEILGALGMTDPGAGSDLRGIKTHAKKVDGGYILNGAKTFISSGKTADIVVTFVKTGEGDRPDAFSLLIVENGMEGFEHGKKLSKMGFHGWDTAELSFTDVFVPDENLIGGKEGLGFIQLMMNLPLERLSIAVSAAAATEAALKWTVAYTKEREAFGERVIDFQNSRFRIADMATTVDALWAYVDRGMKLYAASKLSAEEAAQLKFWATEREWEVLDMGVQLHGGYGYITEYPIARAFLDARVHRIYGGTNEIMRELVGRQIAGKR
- a CDS encoding AraC family transcriptional regulator, with the translated sequence MLGAVDRSYTTSGLRAERQFDAWRGIVADAFVPVEVDSGAADAGRGFTADCHVRTVGDLAVSWMRSASQQVRRTEAHTARTPSGLYFLNLPLDLGSTIHQDGRIAQLRPGDFAIIDADRPFCLEFDGDFTQISLAIPKTALQDAMVDADAVTAITIPGDDGVGALAASTFSGLASYVGAIDGRVVDAVAMHVIGLLAAALDARAPAPVARRAMLYGEILNEIERHYHEPDLTLTDVARSISISPSYATKLLAENGTSFGRRLMARRLDHAWTLLVRERRSSITDIAILCGFNDPAHFARAFRARFGMAPSDRRRVPDDHGRSLR
- a CDS encoding energy-coupling factor transporter transmembrane component T, with product MTTTPTSGIAVADPYAPVAASARHFLHHLNPLAKLAAIAPAVLLLVFVRDLVTPAVFLVLAYALILTGCRLTAPVVALLLALPAAVFVLTLGFSVWVDAEAVSGTAAVLRIGGWTLFAGALQVGLATALRLAAIVALALVPGLSTTGPDLVRAAIAQLRVPYRIGYTALAAYRFVPRFGHELAVIRAAHRVRGHGSRGLWGGRGPIARLARGWGYIVPLLAGAIRHAERVALAIDARAFGAHPTRTERHPVPFRARDVVFIAIMLAASATIFALTFPWRLV